The genomic stretch aaacaaagaaagcatTCTGAAGGTGTCAGTTGGATTGAGAAGCGTGGTGGATGTTTCTCTGGATTGAAAGGATTTGTCCGGAAGAACTTACCTTCTCTTGCTACACCTGAAATTGTGGAGCGTGTGAGATTGAATACTCGTGACTTTCGTATTCTTGAAGCCAAGGAGCCACTTCAGGATTTAGTCAATGGAGTTCTCAAAGTGTTCTCATCAAGAACAGTATCAATCGGAGCAAAATCACAAAAGGCACTTGTAGTTTATGAAAGGCATAGCAAAAGTTGGTCATGGATTGGTCCACTCCCTTCCTCTGTACTGCATATTGACCATATTGAGGAAGAAACATCTCCTCAGGCTTGGGGTCTTCCACGCAAAACTCTCGTGAAACTGGTTGATTCGTTTGCTTACTGGTTGAAAGAAGGGCAAGAGATGCAACTAAGAATTGGTAGTCTTCCGAAACCACCACAGGAATTGATGCAACATATCAACTTTAGTGAAAGGTTACGGGAATCGAGAGCTGTGAAAAGTCTTAGGACCATAAGTCCCAGCTGTGAGGAAGTAAGAGCTTATTTCCGTCGAGAAGAAACTCTAAGGTACACAGTACCTGACAGGGCTTTCTCATATACAGCCCTTGATGGTCAGAGGTCTGTCGTTGCACCTCTGAAAAGTTGTAGCGGAAAACCACCAACAAAGGTTCGTGATCACCATATTCTTAAGCACAATCGACCACCTCATTTTACTGTCCTTTGTTTGGTAAGAGATGCAGCTGCTAGATTGCCTGGAGGCGTTGGAACCAGAGCTGATATATGTGTTTTGGTAAGGGACTCTCAGTTCATTGTTGAGGACATCTCAGATTTGCAAGTTAACCAAGTTGTTAGTGGAGCTTTGGACCGTTTGCACTATGAAAATGATCCGTGTGTAAACTTTGAGAAGAAATGGCGTCTATGGGCCTATTTACATCGTGATCGACAAGAAGAAGATTTTGAATATGATTCTACATGTCCTATGAAGAGAAG from Nicotiana sylvestris chromosome 12, ASM39365v2, whole genome shotgun sequence encodes the following:
- the LOC104235816 gene encoding uncharacterized protein, with translation MTSDDMPDKKDIRAANILLQMAKVKGCFAKEFPSRHVKHGVVKLSTNRLTKNTQKGGCRFGTDKLMKIENAKTLDLQSARATIVERKSRKRTFHSRETSEHLNLTSRSCTRNLQKAKEMKDETGAFRDRINPSIKPPKKLQSTCIVPTIPDTSSFSIIHLLYAVRIALITPLGKNNSLIFGKYVETNKKKQRKHSEGVSWIEKRGGCFSGLKGFVRKNLPSLATPEIVERVRLNTRDFRILEAKEPLQDLVNGVLKVFSSRTVSIGAKSQKALVVYERHSKSWSWIGPLPSSVLHIDHIEEETSPQAWGLPRKTLVKLVDSFAYWLKEGQEMQLRIGSLPKPPQELMQHINFSERLRESRAVKSLRTISPSCEEVRAYFRREETLRYTVPDRAFSYTALDGQRSVVAPLKSCSGKPPTKVRDHHILKHNRPPHFTVLCLVRDAAARLPGGVGTRADICVLVRDSQFIVEDISDLQVNQVVSGALDRLHYENDPCVNFEKKWRLWAYLHRDRQEEDFEYDSTCPMKRRKRAKKMDSEV